The DNA region CGACGGCTAGGCCCTTGACGGCGATGTCTTCATGGGCCGTCGACTTGTCGAATCCGCGAGGCAGGAGGCGGTTGTCTTTGAGATAGCGGATGGCGGTCAGCAGGCCGGTGGTGACCCTGCCTTGAGGATCGGCCAACACAGCCTCGTAGATCTGCACTTGATCGGCCGATTCGATGCGCTGGTGGTGGGGTTCGTAGCGGCTGCCGTCGGCGTCGTTGTCGTTGCCCTCGATCGATCCGTCGGCCTTGAAAGCTCCCGACTGAAAGACGGCCTCACCCTGGCGGTCCGAGACCGTCACGCTCAACCAGGCGCGCCGCGACGGATAGGCGGTGGGCAACTTGTGGCCGGCCAGGTTTTCCACCAGAACGCGGGCTTGCAGGCGATTCCCCTGCAGCCGGAGGTCGGTCAGGCTCAGGCGCGCTGAAGAGGTCTCGAGATGCTCGACCGTCCGCCGCGCCGCGGTCTCCAGTTCCCCGGACAGGGCCTGCACGCCCAGTTGGTCGCGGTAACGACCCAGCATGCGCAGCATGAAGAAGTTGCCTCCGCGGAAGACATGGCGTGAGAAGCCCTGGCGCGGTTCTCCCCAGACGCTGCTGACGGGCATCTCGCCTTCCACCACAGGCATGTGGCAGGACTGGCAGCTCTGGGAATCGCGGTAGGCGCTGTGCTGCCATTCCTGATAGGGCACCTGCTCGGGCAACTCGCCGATCACCTGGCCGTCCTCGTCCAGCGTGTGGGTGTAGAGGGTGTGGCAGGTGGCGCACACCTCCGAACTCTGGATGTGGGCCGACTGCAAAGGCTGAAAGCGGGAGGCCGAGTTCATGATGGCGCGGCGTCCGGCGTCGACCTCGAAAGGACCGAAGATCCAACGCTGTCCCAGGGGAGTCGTCCGGTCGATCAGGTATCCGCCCGCAAAGCTCTCGCGGGTCCCCAGGTTCTCGTCCAGGATCTGGTGACAGGCGGTGCAGGACACGCCGTCCGCGGCCAGGGCGGCAGCGCCGGAGCCGTCTTGAGCCAGATGGGCGAAGATTTGCCCTTTCAGGCCGTCGGCGTGAGCCTGGGTGCGCGACATGGGCATATGGCACTTGGCGCATTCGTCCTCGATGGCCGCCTGTGCCGAGGGATGGTCCAGCACCTCGCGCCGCACCGCCGCCTGCCAGTAGGGGTCGCGGGCCGAGTTGGCCATCATCGAGGCTCTCCAGTCGGAACCGATGGAGACGTCCTGGCCGTCGGGGCTGGTGAGGTTGTTGTGGCAGGCCATGCAGCGGTCAGAGGTCAGGAACATCTGCGGAGCCGCCGCTTTTAACCCGTCCGCCGGCTGATCTCTCTCGGCCGGGGACTCCTCGGTCCGGCCATGCGAGGATAAGCCGGTCAATGCCAACAGCAACAGGGCCAGTGTCCAGATGCGCATGCCTACCACCCCTCCAGGAATCCGCCGTCGAACCAGTCCCAAAGGATGTAGAAGACCAGGCGGGTTTCGCGGACGTCGGTATCGGTCACCGGCAGCCGTACGCCGATGTTGAACATGACGTGCTGGCGCTGGTTGAGGGTGATCTGCACCTGCGGCACCAGGTCCCAGTCGACCGGTTGGCCCGATTCCAGTTCGCGGGCGGCCAGAACCTCCAGCATAGGCGAGAAGGTGCGTCCCCAGCGGCCGGCGGCGATGCTGCGGCCCAGCACGAAGCGCCAAAAGGCCTCCTGCTCGGCCTTGTCGGTGTGGAAAGGCAATTCCAGTCCGGCTTGGGCGTGGATGAAAAAACCGGACGGCAGCACCTGCCCGTAGGAGGCGAAGGGCTCGAAGACGGCCGTGCCTTTGCCCAGTCCGTCGTCCTCGTCGCCGGTGGGCAGGATGACTTCTCCCGTCAGGCTGAAGATCGAGCCTTTCTGGAAGGAATGCCACATGGCGCGCTTAACACCCAGCGCGACATCGCCCACGCCGCCATTCCAGGCGGTTCCTGCGGCTCCTGGCAAGCCCAGCTCGTTCCAGCCGAAGGGAATCGCCAGTTCGAATTGGTTGCGGGCCCCGAAGCGCTTTTCGTAGACCACTTCGTTGAGCACCGCGCCTTCCCCCTCCAGCGAGAGATCGAGGGTGTAGACGGCTTCGTCTTCGGGGTAGGCCTTCTCGGTGAAAAGGGCACGGGGAAGATTCAATTCGCCCCGCGGCCAGTCGTCGTTGCTGCAAAACGTGCGCAGGTGATCGAGCGTCCGCTGCAGTTGCTCGATGGTGAGGGCTTGCCCGAAGGCCGGCATGAGTTCGGAAAAGGCCCGAGTCGGCCCTCCCTGGTGGGCCACCGCCAGCCAGTCGCCGTCGGGCTCGCGGGTGGCGAAGCCGCAGTCGGTGAAATCGGGCAGCGGCGTATCGAACCCCACCTGCTCCGCCGGCGCCCCCCGTCCGTCCGCCCCATGGCAGGCGGCGCAGGCCCGCATGTAAAGTTCCCGCGCACTACCTTGACCTTGCGCCGCCACCGCCTGAGTTGCCAGCAAAGCCGCCGACAAGACAAGGGCCGGTCGCAGTGAAGCACCCAACATCACTGCCAGCTTACCCGCTCCCGGCCACTCAGCCAAGCACCGGACTAGCGCAGTGCGTCGGAAGTTTTGAGCCACCCTGTCGCGTTATTCCACGCTTTCAGCGTTCGGACCTTTGCCGTCTGAAACCCAGGGTGGCGCCGCCGTCTCGCTAGCGCTCGCCGGGGCTGACCCCGGGCTAGCGAATCTGTCCCTGTCAGGGACAAAAACCGACGGCCCTGGCGCAGAATTTATGACCCCGGCAGCACTAGCCGTCGGACAGAAATACTTCCAGCCAGTTCTGGCGCTGGCCCTTGGGAGGCTTCCAGTCGGGGCTCCAGCCCAGCCATTGCAAGGCCAGGGCGCGGCGCAGGAAGGCGACTTTGGGCCGGTCGGCGTCGGCCAGGCCGTAGGCGCCTTCGATTTGGGTGATTTCGTCTGCTTTCCAGGGCCCGCTGGTGAGGGCGGCCAAGTCCAGCCACCGCGGCCCTCGCCCCGCCATCTCCCAGTCGATGGGAACGATGCGGCGATCCTCAGCCAGCACGTTCGAGGCGTATAACTCGCCATGAACAAGCCCCTGCGGGTAAGACTCTATCTCCTCCACCCGCTTCGAGAATCCCGCACGCGCCGACTCGAACGCAGCCGACTCCCCCTCGAGAAACCGGCCCGCCCGCTCAGCCCAGCGTTCAAACCAGGCGGCGTCATAGCTCAGCAATCTCTCCTCAAGATGCTCGGATCCCGACCAGTTGTCGGCGAAATGCTCATGGAAGCGCCGCAGCCACCTCGCGGCCTCTTGCCAGGACTCGATCCCGCATTCATACAACTCCGCCCCCCGCACGCGCTCGATAAAGAGAATGCCGTCCTCAAACCCATAAAACCGCGCCGTCCCCAATTCATCCTGCAATGGAGCCAACAAATCCAGATAAACCGCCGCCTCCCTCAGCGGATCCACGACAAACCCCGGCTTAGC from Acidobacteriota bacterium includes:
- a CDS encoding transporter, with the translated sequence MLGASLRPALVLSAALLATQAVAAQGQGSARELYMRACAACHGADGRGAPAEQVGFDTPLPDFTDCGFATREPDGDWLAVAHQGGPTRAFSELMPAFGQALTIEQLQRTLDHLRTFCSNDDWPRGELNLPRALFTEKAYPEDEAVYTLDLSLEGEGAVLNEVVYEKRFGARNQFELAIPFGWNELGLPGAAGTAWNGGVGDVALGVKRAMWHSFQKGSIFSLTGEVILPTGDEDDGLGKGTAVFEPFASYGQVLPSGFFIHAQAGLELPFHTDKAEQEAFWRFVLGRSIAAGRWGRTFSPMLEVLAARELESGQPVDWDLVPQVQITLNQRQHVMFNIGVRLPVTDTDVRETRLVFYILWDWFDGGFLEGW
- a CDS encoding phosphotransferase yields the protein MPSETIQKALQACLGVRAEIVGHQVLAKASSFPIDTLQIQPASGERVEVVCKHLSRDRMLEGAAGAKPGFVVDPLREAAVYLDLLAPLQDELGTARFYGFEDGILFIERVRGAELYECGIESWQEAARWLRRFHEHFADNWSGSEHLEERLLSYDAAWFERWAERAGRFLEGESAAFESARAGFSKRVEEIESYPQGLVHGELYASNVLAEDRRIVPIDWEMAGRGPRWLDLAALTSGPWKADEITQIEGAYGLADADRPKVAFLRRALALQWLGWSPDWKPPKGQRQNWLEVFLSDG